TCTCCAAATGCAATGAGTTGTTCTTTCAAAATGATTATTGGATCTaataatttctttccattcttgtGGTCACTTTATCATGCAAGCCAACCTGTTTATTACTTGAGTTTTGGGAGTGCTAAACATCAGGTCAGTTTAACAGTCTCTAGGCTCACCTCTACATCACAGGCCCGGGTCCCTTCAGCACCTGATGAAGAATTTCTAAGATATTGTTTTCAAACATCAGTTATTCCAAGATCAGAGTCTGCATCTTGGTATTCAAAGCTTTTCATAATTTGGCTCCACCAAACTCATCCACCCTTACTTTCCACTGCTCTGTATTTTTAGCTTTGTGTAACTTTGACTTTGCCATGTTTATTTCCCCTTGCAAAAGTCTTTCAACCGTTTACTTTCCCaatagtgtcctttttttttttttttttttttgcagtacgcgggcctgtctctgctgtagcctctcccgttgcggagcacaggctccggacgcgcaagctccgcggcatgtgggatcttcccggaccggggcatgaacccgtgttccctgcatcagcaggtggactctcaaccactgcgccaccagggaagcccccccaataGTGTCTTTTCCTCCTTAGTTTTTCTAAATTCAGTTTAAGACTTGATCCTAGTTCTTCTCTAAGCACTCTTCTCCAGTATCTCCTGGTACAGTGAACTCTTCTTTTCTTGGATATCTTCTGCTTATCAGTAGACACAGTATTGAATATTGCCACTGTGCAAACATTATACTCCTTATACTACTGTGTTGTATATGGTCTTCTGGTGTCCTGAGAGTTGGCCAGAATATTCAACATTGAAGTAGGAAGGCTGAGGCCAGACTGATTGAGGCCAATCAGTCAGGATCTATATAGAATTTATCTACATTATTAGCTTTTTGTACTTAGATCTGTCTCATTAGGTCCTCTGATTAGCAGTTGGAGGCAGAAGTCAGGATTTCCTGGGAATAACTTATGTAGTTATTCATACATTacgtcaacaaatatttactgagtacttttactatgtgctaggcactgttctaggtggtAGGGAAACAGCAGTAAATAAAACGGAAAAAGACCTCGTGCCTTTGTGGAGCTTTGCGGGGCAGACAGACAAGGAAAGCAGTAACGTCACACAGCAATAAGTGCAACGAGGAAAACAAATGACGAGTgacggggggaggggtgggatgctGTTTTAGATAAGACCGGGAAGAAGACCTCTCTGAGGACACTGAACAGAGATCCAAATGAAGTGAGAGATTAAacagtggggggaagggggaggggagaacacTGCAGGCAGAGGAGGGAACCGCAAGTACAGAGGTTTGAAGGCAACAGTTTGTTTGATTTATTCAGGGAGCAGTAAAAAGAGCACGTAACTAGAATATATGTAGTGGTCTAGAGAGAGAGTTGTTAGAGATGAGATCAGAGACACACATGGGGAGCTAGATCGTGCCATGGTAAGGACTTGTGATTTTATCGTGTCATGGTAAAACTTGGATGGGTTTTGTGCAGAAGAATGACATGCTAAGATTACTGTGGAAACGGATCCCTCACGCTGGTGAATGGAGAGCAGACTAGGGGTTGAGAGTGAAGCAGGGAAGAGTCCATGCGGCAGGTTCCATGTGAGAGGTAGATGCCTGTTAACTCTCCATCAGGAAATGAACAAATGCTTTGCGGCATTTGTTATTCTGCTTGTATTTATTGGGAGCCTACTCTATACTGGGCACAGTATTAAATACTAGGGACATAATGGTGAGTAAAGGACATAGTCCGTCTCCTCATACACCAAGAATCTGTAACCAGAGTTCAGTCCAACCAGCGGTAGTTGATGTTTGTTCTTTGTTGAACTATTTCAAGGGAAAATGTTCTGAATTTACTCTTAAAAAGCAAATCAGAAAAGGGAATATCCTCAGTTCCTCTAAAGGAGTACTTTTTATAATGGCCACAAAGCAGTAAAATGAGGTTGCATAGAAGTTACTGTTACGGCTATGGCTCCTGTGAGATCACTGTATCCCTGAGCTACTTGAAGATgagctattttattatttcatgccTGAGGTCTGCACTGTAGTCTTGAGATGGACTGAAGGGGATTGAGAGAGTTGATCCTTAGGTTGGTTGGTATCATGGCACTCTTGACCTTTATCATGTGCCTGTAGCTGTGATTTCTATAGAGAACTGTACCTTCAGTCTCCTAACTAACTTCTCACTGAAGAAGTCAGTGTAATTTATTCTAAATGAATTAATCGGTATTAGATTAGATTGGAATGGACATTGCACCCAACTAAAAAAAACTGATAATCTTATAAGCATATAACACACCTATTATTTAGTATAAAAGCAAACCACGCACCTTGCATAAATGATCTCATTTAGTTCTCAGAGCAGCACAATTAGAAAAGTATTGTCATGaccattttatagaaaaagaaaatgagactcagaaatgtcaagtagggacttccctggtggtccattggttaagactctgcacttccaatgcagggggtgcgggttcgatcactggtttgggaactgagatcccatgcATGGggcataaccaaaaaaaaaaaaaaaaaagtcaagtaaaTTACCTGAGGGTGCATAGCTAGGTAAGTAGCAGGGCTCTTGACTCCAAACATTGGGCTTGTAAATATTACCCAACCCTGTCTTTCCTCTTCAGTCACTaccatttcaaaatgaaatcagTTGCCTCCTAGATTTAATCCTTACCATTCCCCTTCTCTaatcctcctctccccaccaccacctgcaCTTACCCTCTCCTCCTCAATTCACTACGTcaaagagaaagaacatttttgagaaaaaagtAATTTCCTAAAGGTTCAGGTCTACCAGCAGTAAGAGTCTGACAGACATGGGCTGGAATTCTAGatcatccattttattggctgtgtgacctagtacaagttacttaacctctccataCATCCCTTCATGTGTAAATGTGACTAAAAACTTACTTCGTAAGGTGGGTGGGGAGATTTAAATCAATATGTGAAATATGcttataacagtgcctggcacatagcaacaGCTCAGCATTGCTACAGCTCAACAAATGGTAGCAATtattatacaaaacaaaacaaccccttAAGTAAcagtcataaataaaatattagtgccatcaacatttagtccataaacatttcttttatgatGAAAAAGTAGAAGATTGCCAAAATAATGAAGCAGCTTAAAAGTATGTAACTTTATATTACTCTTGAAATTTCTTcccagtaaccataaatttgagccagttgtatttttgttttagagtATTTTCGTTATCATGAGACTTGACatctaaagtaaaaagaaagaggtaTATTTGTTATGCATTTTAGTGTACTCTAATGGTTTTGACAAAGTATGCATAgatgttagaaagaaaaaaaatcccaattaaTTATTGCAGTTTTTCATAGTTGTAGACACAACTATGATTGAAAACATGAAGGGAAGTGTAGAATATTTCTGTGGGTACTTATCACTCCCAGTGAGTCATAGCACCAAACCGTGAAGTCCTAAAAGAATTCTTACAGGTTTAGAATATAGTGGAAAAGTTAATGTTTATGTTAGGGGAATCTGtaacattttggaaatatttaccAACAAACCAAAAAGAATTTGGCATTTGGAAGTCTTTCATAGGCATAGTCTGTAACCAGACCCACAGAAGTCAGCAACTTGAGGCCCTGGCACAAGTGAAATATCTGTAAAGGCTAGCTGGCACTCTTACTCATTTACCGTACTGTGGGAACGTGATCATCTTAAATCTTCCTGTCTTAGTGATCCTCATCTTTGCAACTTGTTCAGAAATGTTTGTGCTGATTAAcacttaaatgttttaaatactgATTTAGCCATTTCTAGTACATATAAAATAGTGATAgccttttagttattttcttgcttttgaagCCACCTTATAAATTTCTTCATCACTCGTTATGGTCCTCAAAAATAGCTCTTCAGTTGAAATTATGGTTTCCTGAGTTTCCTGTACCAGCTAACGCATTTCTCCAAGCCTATAACCGTAAGGACTGGTTACCACATACCATGTTCCATAGCAGATGAAAAATCCTTATGTTTTCACTTAATAGTCCCCCAACTGAGTATTTAAGGTAGTCTCTGTGGGAGCTGTCTCCCTACCCCATTAGTATGTGAAGGAGCCAGATCCCTGAGATGTAAATGATAAAAAAGTGGGTTTTTATATTTGAAGTTTTAAGTtaccagcttttttcttttacagcttAATCATTGAGGTTTTCCAAGATAATATGTGTAGAAGGAGAACGATTTTTATTTCAGAGATTGAAAAAaggaatataacattttatagcaGATTACAGAAAAATGGggccatatttaatttttataattttttatttcttaaatctatCTATGAAGACATGCCTAATTTTTATTACTACATTTAACTGCCTTTAaccttaaaagtaaatattagttCCTTTGCTCAGGGTTTAAAAGTaatcaggggggcttccctggtggcgcagtggttgagagtccgcctgccgatgcaggggacacgggttcgtgccccggtccgggaagatcccacatgccgcggagtggctggacccgtgagctatggccgctgagcctgcgcgtccggagcctgtgctccgcaacgggagaggccacaacagtgagaggcccgcgtaccgaaaaaaaaaaaaaaaattgaattaagcTTTACATCCATTTGTATACACTATTACTAGATTATTTCAAagtagcttatttttttaattgaggtatatttgatttacaatattatataatttttaggtgtacaatacagtgactcacactttttaaaggttatactcgatttaagttactataaaatattggctatattccctgtgctgtacaatatatccttgtagcttatttattttatacctagtagtgtgtacctcttaatcctctacccctatcttcccctctccttccctctccccactggtaaccactggtttgttctctatatccatgagtctgtttccttttttgttatatttgttttaattttttagattttgcctttctcttagttcactaagtataatatcctccaagtccatccatgttgttgcaaatggcaaaatttcattctttatgactgagtagtattccattgtatatatgtactgcatcttcttaatccattcatctcttgaacagttaggttgcttccatatcctggctattgtaaataatgctgctatgaacattggggtgcatatctttttgagttaatgtttttgttttctttggatatatacccaggactgGAACTGCtagatcatttggtagttctatttttagttttttgagaaacctctgtactgtttttcacagtggctgcaccaactgacattcccaacagtgtaggaggattttttctccacatctttgccaacatttgttatttgtgttctttttgatgatggccattctgacaggtgtgaagtgatagctaactgtggttttcatttgcatttctctgatgattagcgatggtgagcatcttttcatgcgcctgttggtcatctgtatgtcgtctttggaaaaatgtctattcaggtcttctgcccatgtttttaaatcgtgttgtttttttgatgctgagttatatgagttgtttatatattttggatatcaaccccttattACTCATAAcacttgcacatattttctcccattcagtagttgtcttttcattttgttcatttttgaagtCTAGTTCCTTTTTTAAGTCGTCTTTAGAAATAGTGATTTCTCTTTCTATACCTATTTTTATGTGCAATTTTTTGTCATAACATGGCTAAATGCAGGTGCACACCTGACTTTCATATTAGTTTGTTCAAGACTGAaagaaagccagtgtggctgaagcatgagtgaagcggggggggggggggggggggggggtaagaGTGGTGTGCGATGAGAGGGGTGATCTGTGTATCAGGTCATATTCAGCTATATGAAGGCCGTGACAAGGAGCTCAGATTTTACTCTAAGTGAGATGGGGGACCATTTAAGTAGGActgatgtgatgtgatggaagttttaaaaataccaccctggctgctatggagaaaaaccatatggggCAGGAACAGAAGGGTAGGAACAGAGGAGGCTCTTAACAGTAATCCAGGCTACTGGACCAGCATAATTgaggaaacaagagaaaagggGACAGATTGAGGATGTTCTACAGATAAAAGTTTACAGGACTTGGTGATGCTGAATGTAAACTCTAAGGGAAAGAAGCATCAAGGACATGCCCAGGCCTGATAGTCAGTTAATGCTACTGCAGTGGCTGCCTTAAGTCTTGAGTGCTTCCTATTCTGATGGGTCGGTGCCTTTGCTGTATCTGACGACCCAAGGTTTTGGGGAAAAACGAGGGAGGAGCAGGTTTACAGGGGAATATTAAAGTTCTGTCCACTTACATATTATAACATTCCTAGATCAATGAGACTTAAGTGTCTtgatgaaaattttctgaaacagtattcaaataacaataatatgaaTAACGTTCCAGATTGAAGCATTTCCATATTGTTGCACATAACAGACATGAATCTCACCCTTCCTGCAGCTTCTGAACATCTGTCCACTAGTGAATTAGCTAAGTCTTTGTTTGGCAGGCACattttctttaccactgcaccaccagggaagtccctattcttttctttttttgcgttATGTTCATCCAGCCTATCTATCCAGACAGTGCTTTATTTCTGACAGGCCTCCAATGTGGTTGCCCTGAGTGTGGGATAGGCAATGACTTTAACTGTCTTTTGTTTATAAAGGTGATCAGCTCAACAATAAGGAATTAAAAAGGCAGTGATATTAAtaaacaccagggcttccctggtggtgcagtggttgagagtccgcctgccaatgcaggggacacgggttcgtgccccggtcagggaagatcccatatgccgcggagcggctaggcccgtgagccatccatggccgctgagcctgcgcgtccggagcctgtgctccgcaacgggagcggccacagcagtgagaggtccgcgtaccaaaaaaacaaaacaaaacaaaacaacaccgtTTAGTGAATACCTCTGTGCTTGGccctttatctcattttatcctcacaattcTGCAAGGTAGGTGGAATCTTTCTACCGATAAAACAACTGTATGttagaggctaagtaacttgccaagcACCACAAAACTCATAAATGTTGGAAGAGATTTGAAGCTCAGTATATCTCATTCTAAACGTTTTTATTCActaatatagattttttaatttgaGTATGTTCTAATATGCTTCCATTTTTACTTAAACGACTCAGACCTTAAGGTATCTAAATAGTGAAATTTTGTCATCTTTGGCATAAAATATTTCCACACTAGCATCTGAATAGTTACGTAAAACTAATGAattattaaaatcttttgcagAGGTaatcaaggaaaacaaatatgacatacatttttaatttcttattgtaGGTAAAaggttaattatttaatttaaaacttcagGTTCCTGAACTTGAACTTGAAGCAGCTCCCTGATCTGAGAGAAAACAAAGAGGTATCATTCGATAAATCAGAAGGCATTTAAAATAACTGACTGAGGAAGAACTTGAAAAGTTAAGAATACTCCTCTACACGTTTTAATTAGTTTTACTGTTTTCTGTCATAGGAGATGAGTATGATGTATGTGCCATTTGTTTGGATGAGTATGAAGATGGAGACAAGCTCAGAATCCTTCCGTGTTCCCATGGTATGAATAATTACATACTGCTTTGAATTTCTGTATAGAGTAATTTATACTTAGGTTCAGTATTAGAGAGACAGGAGATAGTTATTAGCACACCATAAGCCAGGCCCTGTACTAATCAATGATCTCATTAAGGGATGGAGCAGTTTATAAAAATTTACaagcttttcttctcttgttcctATGATACATATAGATCAGAACatgaataaacattaaaaataatgttctcaACTACAGTATACTACCTAAAAGATGTATATTTTGCTTCAACAGCTTATCATTGCAAGTGTGTAGATCCTTGGCTaactaaaaccaaaaaaacctgtcCAGTCTGCAAGCAAAAAGTTGTTCCTTCTCAAGGCGATTCAGACTCTGACACAGATAGTAGTCGAGAAGAAAATGAAGTGTCAGAACATACCCCTTTACTCAGACCTTTGGCTTCTGTCAGCACCCAGTCATTTGGGGCTTTGTCGGAATCCCGCTCACATCAGAACATGACAGAATCTTCAGACTATGAGGAAGAGGACAATGAAGATACTGACAGTAGTGACGCAGAAAATGAAATCAGCGAACAGAGTGTTGTGGTCCAACTGCAGCCTGATGGTGAACAGGATTACAACATGGCAAACACTGTTTGACCTTCAGAGGGTACTGGGttatttccctttaaaatgtttatttaggcaTATAGTGTTTTTGCTCCCTTCAGAGATTTCTGtagaaataacttattttttagtATTCTACAGGTTAATCAAATTACTGAAACAGGTTTTTTTGATCTGGTATTTATCTGCAGGAGTGTACTTCGTTTCACTAATAACTAATATAGACTGGTGCTGTAACTCAAGCATCAAATCAACTCTTCTTTTGGAATGAAATATagccaaaacattaaaaaaaaaattcctcactATAGCTTACAATTAAAACCTAGATCACAGTATGCAACTGTTTCATGTTTTTACACACAAGGTCAGTGCTGTGGCCACCTAGCATGAGCTAAGCCAACTCCCATCTCCATAGAGTTACCTGAAGCTGTTGAGCCGGAATATGCTTGTTCTGGCGTTTCTGCCGTCATTAAGTGAGAGGCGACAAGGTAAGTTAGCATTTTTCTTCCTATCAGTCAGCACCACGGAGACTCAAAgctgtctttttcctttctattgcCAAGTAGTCTTATCCTGATAGGAACAGTCTGTACTAGGGCAGATtgcaaaaggtttttttttttttttaaggtttttaatacTATAGTGTTATGTATGAACTTGACTTATTGGCTAATGCCTCTGGACTTTACTTACTGAATTTCAGTATCCTTAGAGATTTTGTGTTGTTGtgatcaatggaaaaagaaaatgctgtatAAAAATACCAGACTTCAGTAACTGTTAATACTCAGATCATATACCTCTTAATAAAGAGCATCTTATGCTAATTAGCCCTGCTAAACTATGTACAGAGGAAATTGTTCAAGTATTGGATTTGCAAATATTGCATAATTTTAACAGAACTAATGATGTATTTAAACAATGTATTACGAAAAGCTAAATTATACATTATTGTAACTATGTAGAAAATATAGACTTATGTATAATCaaaatgttaagaatttttatatgGCCTTGTATGAAGGGAGTTTGAATGTTAATAAACACGTTTTCCACTTTAAGAACTGGCAAATATTTGTTCTGCTGTAGTATTACATTAACCGTATTTATATGCACAGCACTTTTTAACGGTATAATGATTAAGGTAATTTAGGTTAGATAAATGCACACCACCTTAGAATTTTATACAAAGGAACTGCTCACAAGCAATTAGGTAATCCCCCCAAAAGTTAAAACTGCAGCCAAAATCATTCCAACAATAGTGTGTATTATGGTACCTTCTTGCAATGATACATCCCTTACAGTAGACCGCTGTACCGCCTCGAAAAGGTAAACATCTAGATGTATTTGTATTGACGTGGGAAACTGACTGATTGATAGTGAACAAAAGCATATTCGAGAATAGTTAAGTATACTAGTTATATTAGCCTTttgttgtaaaaagaaaaattttaatcaatttttaaaaagtgtaacaCTGGGGCAATTTCactttttgaacttttttttttaaattcttataagcaacaacaaaaaatgagttATTTCCACTTAGGAAAATCAAAAGTTGAATTCTTCATTATACTCCCACACCCACGCTGctccacagaaataaaaacacgCCTGAGAAACAGAGTTTTAGTTTACTATGGTAGTTAAGCCAAAGCTATGGAATTTGACACTTGTATGATCCTAACTTTTCTAAACCTGTTTGGTCATTtgtgttaatttcatttatcctAAAGTAGGGTGTCAGGACAAAACActgagctcagtgcctggcacataaatataagtaatagtttttataattattaaagtaaataataaaaacatcatactatttttttttttaagagggaaaAAGTTAAAAGTCAGTGTAACGTGTATCAGATGTTCTATTCCCTCACTCTTTAATCCACAGTTCAAATCAAGGACTTGGTTCCTTCAAATTTAAGTTACGAGTTTTTCTgaggcaaaaataatttttttttttttttgaaactcttagttgttaaaaatatatatacttaacaGCACTGTCTAGGACTGTTACTAGTTCTCTTAATAGTCATTTGAAATCTCTTATAATTTCTCTGGTATAACTATACAGCTTTTTTAATAAgatattgaataaaattaaaatcccacttctattaaaaaatatattcctaatttaaaaattttcccattttagaAGTATAGTCACCTGGAAACTTACCTGAGAGAAAAGTTTATATTTTGCCTTCAGAAATGCATATGTAAAATACATTATATACTGCATACATTTATCctattatataa
This Phocoena sinus isolate mPhoSin1 chromosome 4, mPhoSin1.pri, whole genome shotgun sequence DNA region includes the following protein-coding sequences:
- the RNF13 gene encoding E3 ubiquitin-protein ligase RNF13 isoform X2 encodes the protein MLILMTSLAWDPTTVSTVEVLKKIDIPSVFIGESSANSLKDEFTYEKGGHIILVPEFSLPLEYYLIPFLIIVGICLILIVIFMITKFVQDRHRARRNRLRKDQLKKLPIHKFKKGDEYDVCAICLDEYEDGDKLRILPCSHAYHCKCVDPWLTKTKKTCPVCKQKVVPSQGDSDSDTDSSREENEVSEHTPLLRPLASVSTQSFGALSESRSHQNMTESSDYEEEDNEDTDSSDAENEISEQSVVVQLQPDGEQDYNMANTV